The Agrococcus carbonis sequence CGTCCAGCGGTTGCCGTCGGGATCGGCGAAGGTGGCGAAGCGGCCCCACGCGAGGTCGGCGACCTCGCTCGCGTCGACCCCCGCCTCCACGAGCGCAGCGCGCGCCGCGTCGGCGTCGTCGATCACCACCTGCACGTTGCGCATCGACCCCGGCGCGTCTTCGGAGATGCCCTCGCCGAACGCGAGCGAGCACGCCGACCCGGGCGGGGTGATCTGCACGAAGCGCAGGCCCGGCCGCACGGTCGTGTCGTGGTCGACGTGCCAGCCCAGCTGCTGCTCGTAGAACGCCTTCGCGCGATCGGTGTCGCGCACGGGCACGAACACGAGCTCGATGCGGTAGTCCATGATGTCTCCGGATCCCGCGGTCGCCGTCGGCCGCGCTGCGCGCGACGCTACGCCGGGCCGCCCACGCCCACCAGGTGCCGGGCCACGACCGGCATCCGCCGTGCGGCGGCCCGCGCCTCGCCGATCCTCAGGTCTCTGGGGGACACGCGGGCTAGCATCCCCGGCATGGAGGTGGGGCGGATGCGTCGGTTCCTGGGGGTGGTGGTGGCCGCACTCGCGGCGGTCGGGCTCGGAGGGTGCGGCATCAGCATCCCCACCGACCCCGATGGCACGCTCGACCGCGTCACGGGCGGCGTGCTCGAGGTGGGCGTCACGCCGAACCCGCCGCACACGGACACGTCGGGTGCGCATCCGACCGGCACCGAGCCGGCGCTCGTCACCGCGTTCGCCGAGTCGATCGACGCGCGCGTCGAGTGGACGGAGGGCAGCGAGCAGTCGCTCGTGCAGCTGCTGGAGATCGGCGAGCTCGACCTCGTGATCGGCGGCATCTCCGAGCAGACCCCGTGGGTCGACCGGGTCGCGGTGACCCGGGCCTACGCCGACGCCGAGCTGCCCGACGGCTCGACGAGCGGACTGGTGATGCTCGCGCCGATGGGCGAGAACGCCTTCCTGTCTGCGCTCGAGCGCCACCTCGACGCCGAGACCGAGGGGCAGCGGTGAACCGCATCGGTGGGCGCCCGCTGCCGCGCGAGCAGGCCGAGGCGCTGCGGAAGGCGCGCATCCTCGAATGGGCGGTGCTCGGCTACACGGCCGTCACGATCACGCTCATCGCCATCGTCATGGGCAGCTCGCAGGCCATGCGCACGGCCTGGGTCGAGGACATCCTCTCGACCATCCCGCAGATCGCGTTCCTCGTGGCGCTGCCGATCGTGCGCCGGGCCGCGACCGCGAAGCATCCCTACGGCTACCACCGCGCGATGGGTGTCGGTCACTTAGTAGCAGGCGTCGCGCTGCTCGCCGTCGGCGGCAACCTCTGCGTCGAGGCCATCACCGGCCTCGTGCGGCAGGAGCACCCGCCGATCGGCACCATCCAGATCTTCGGCGTCACGATCTGGCAGGGCTGGGCGATGATCGCCGTGATGGCGGTCATCCTCGTGCCGCCGCTCATCTACGGCCGCATGAAGATGCGGCTCGCCAAGCAGCTGCACAACAAGCTGCTCTACGCCGACGCCGACATGGCGCAGGCCGACTGGACGACGACCGTCGGCTCGATCGTCGGCGTGCTCGGCATCGGGCTGGGCCTGTGGTGGCTCGACGGCGCGGCGGCGCTGTTCATCTCGGCGGGCATCCTGTGGGACGGCCTGAAGAACACCCGCGCCTCGGTGCTCGACCTCATGGACATGCGCGCGACCACCTACGACCAGTCGGAGCCCGACCCCATCCACGACCAGGTCGACCGCATGCTGCGGCGCCGCCCCTGGGTGCGCGACGCCGCGAGCCGCATCCGCGACGAGGGGCAGGTGCTGCACGTCGAGGCGTTCGTCGTGCCGCGGAGGCGGAAGGTCAAGGTCGACGACGTCGACCGCGCCGTCGCCGACATCGTCGCGCTCGACTGGCGCGTGCAGGATGCGTCGGTGTCCGTCGTGAACGAGCTCGACCTCCCCGAGGAGGAGGAGGTCGAGCGCGAGGAGGGCGGTCGACGCCGCCCCCGTTCCTAGTGGACGGGCGTGCCCATCAGGAGACCGATGCCGTAGGTCGCCGCGAGCGCGACGACGCCGCCGACGAGCACGCGCAGCGACGCGGCGCGCTTGCTCGAGGCGCCGATGCGCGCCGAGACGATGCCGGTCAGCAGCAGCGCGACGACGGTCGCGATGACGATGGGCCACGGCATCCACGCGGCCGGGCTCAGCAGCGCCGCGAGCAGCGGGATGAGCGAGCCGAGCGAGAACGACAGAGCGGATGCCGCGGCGGCCGACCACGGGTTGTTCAGGTCCTCGGGGTCGAGCTTGTACTCGACGTCGAGGTGCGCGCGCAGCGGGTCGGCTCGCGTGAGCTCGACCGCCACCTGGTGCGCGGTGTCGGGCTCGAGCCCCCGCTCCTCGTACATGTGGGCGAGCTGGTCGACCTGCCCCTCGGGGTCGGCCTCGAGCAGGGCGTTCTCGCGGCGGATCGCGGCGCGCTCGCTGTCGCGCTGCGACGAGACCGAGACGTACTCGCCGACGGCCATCGAGAACGCGCCGGCGACGAGCGCGGCGACGCCCGCGGTGAGGATGCCTGCGAGCGACGTGCCCGCGCCGGCGACGCCGACCATGAGGGCCGAGGTCGAGACGATGCCGTCGTTCGCGCCGAGCACCCCGGCGCGCAGCCAGTTGAGCTTCGAGGTCATCGACTCGACGGGCGGCGGCAGGTCGGGCCTGCGCTGCAGAGCGGGATCCATGGGTGTACCTCCGAGCATCCATCGTCGGCGCCTGCCGCGCGCGCCGCAAGCAAGGCGAGGCTCGTGGGAAAGCGGCAAGAACCCCGAATCTTCACGCTTCGGGACGCCGAAAGCGGGCGAGGAGGCATCGGGGGCGGGGCTAGGCTTGGCGAGGCGAATCCCCCACCAAACACGGATTGGATGACGCGTGGATCTCTACGAGTACCAGGCAAGGGACCTGTTCGAGCAGCACGGCGTGCCCGTGCTGCGAGGCATCGTCGCCGACACCCCCGAGCAGGCCGAGGCAGCAGCCACGGAGCTCGGCGGCGGTGTCGTCGTCGTGAAGGCACAGGTCAAGACCGGCGGACGAGGCAAGGCTGGCGGCGTCAAGCTCGCCAAGAGCCCCGCCGAGGCGAAGGACGCGGCGGAGGCCATCCTCGGCCTCGACATCAAGGGGCACACGGTGCACCGCGTGATGGTGGCCGAGGGCGCCGCCATCAAGGAGGAGTACTACTTCTCGGTGCTGCTCGACCGGGCCAACCGCTCCTACCTCGCGATGTGCTCGTACGAGGGCGGCATGGAGATCGAGCAGCTCGCCGAGGAGCGCCCGGAGGCGCTCGCGAAGGTCGAGGTCGACCCGGCTGCCGGCATCGACGCCGCGAAGGCCGAGGAGATCGTGCGCGCCGCGCGCTTCCCCGAGGAGCTCGTCACCAAGGTCGCGCCGGTCATCGTCACGCTCTACGACGTCTTCGTCAAGGAGGACGCCACGCTCGTCGAGGTGAACCCGCTCGTCCTCACCGAGGCCGGCGACATCATCGCCCTCGACGGCAAGATCTCGCTCGACGAGAACGCCGAGTTCCGCCAGCCCGGCCACGCCGAGCTCGAGGACAAGGCCGCGACCGACCCGCTCGAGGCGAAGGCCAAGGAGTCGGACCTCAACTACGTCAAGCTCGACGGCCAGGTCGGCATCATCGGCAACGGCGCGGGCCTCGTCATGTCGACGCTCGACGTCGTCGCGTACGCGGGGGAGCGCCACGGCGGCGTGAAGCCCGCCAACTTCCTCGACATCGGCGGCGGCGCCTCTGCGGAGGTCATGGCGGCGGGCCTCGACGTCATCCTGAACGACACGGACGTCAAGAGCGTCTTCGTCAACGTCTTCGGCGGCATCACCGCGTGCGACGAGGTCGCCAACGGCATCGTCAAGGCGCTCGAGATCCTCGGCGACGAGGCCTCGAAGCCGCTCGTCGTGCGACTCGACGGCAACAACGTCGAGGAGGGCCGACGCATCCTCGCCGACGCCGCGCACCCGCTGGTGACGGTGGTCGACACGATGGACGAGGCCGCCGACAAGGCCGCCGAGCTGGCTGCGGCGTAAGGGAGCGAAAGATGTCGATCTACCTCAACAAGGACAACAAGGTCATCGTCCAGGGCATCACCGGCGGCGAGGGCTCGAAGCACACCGCCCGCATGCTCGCGGCCGGCACCCAGATCGTCGGTGGCGTGAACGCGCGCAAGGCCGGCACGACCGTCTCGCACACCGCGCAGGACGGCTCGCAGGTCGAGCTGCCCGTCTTCGGCTCGGTCGCCGAGGCCATGGAGGCCACGGGCGCCGACACGTCGATCGTGTTCGTGCCGCCGGCCTTCGCGAAGGACGCCGTCATCGAGGCCGTCGACGCGGGCATCGGCCTGCTCGTCGTGATCACCGAGGGCATCCCCGTGCAGGACTCGGCCGAGTTCTGGGCCCACGCCAAGGCGAAGGGCACCACCCGCATCATCGGCCCGAACTGCCCCGGCATCATCACGCCCGAGGAGTCGCTCGTGGGCATCACGCCCGCGAACATCACGGGCAAGGGGCCCATCGGCCTCGTCTCGAAGTCGGGCACGCTGACGTACCAGATGATGTACGAGCTGCGCGACCTGGGCTTCTCGACCGCCATCGGCATCGGCGGCGACCCCGTGATCGGCACGACGCACATCGACGCGCTCGAGGCGTTCGAGGCCGACC is a genomic window containing:
- a CDS encoding cation diffusion facilitator family transporter — encoded protein: MNRIGGRPLPREQAEALRKARILEWAVLGYTAVTITLIAIVMGSSQAMRTAWVEDILSTIPQIAFLVALPIVRRAATAKHPYGYHRAMGVGHLVAGVALLAVGGNLCVEAITGLVRQEHPPIGTIQIFGVTIWQGWAMIAVMAVILVPPLIYGRMKMRLAKQLHNKLLYADADMAQADWTTTVGSIVGVLGIGLGLWWLDGAAALFISAGILWDGLKNTRASVLDLMDMRATTYDQSEPDPIHDQVDRMLRRRPWVRDAASRIRDEGQVLHVEAFVVPRRRKVKVDDVDRAVADIVALDWRVQDASVSVVNELDLPEEEEVEREEGGRRRPRS
- a CDS encoding VIT1/CCC1 transporter family protein, producing the protein MDPALQRRPDLPPPVESMTSKLNWLRAGVLGANDGIVSTSALMVGVAGAGTSLAGILTAGVAALVAGAFSMAVGEYVSVSSQRDSERAAIRRENALLEADPEGQVDQLAHMYEERGLEPDTAHQVAVELTRADPLRAHLDVEYKLDPEDLNNPWSAAAASALSFSLGSLIPLLAALLSPAAWMPWPIVIATVVALLLTGIVSARIGASSKRAASLRVLVGGVVALAATYGIGLLMGTPVH
- the sucC gene encoding ADP-forming succinate--CoA ligase subunit beta, whose protein sequence is MDLYEYQARDLFEQHGVPVLRGIVADTPEQAEAAATELGGGVVVVKAQVKTGGRGKAGGVKLAKSPAEAKDAAEAILGLDIKGHTVHRVMVAEGAAIKEEYYFSVLLDRANRSYLAMCSYEGGMEIEQLAEERPEALAKVEVDPAAGIDAAKAEEIVRAARFPEELVTKVAPVIVTLYDVFVKEDATLVEVNPLVLTEAGDIIALDGKISLDENAEFRQPGHAELEDKAATDPLEAKAKESDLNYVKLDGQVGIIGNGAGLVMSTLDVVAYAGERHGGVKPANFLDIGGGASAEVMAAGLDVILNDTDVKSVFVNVFGGITACDEVANGIVKALEILGDEASKPLVVRLDGNNVEEGRRILADAAHPLVTVVDTMDEAADKAAELAAA
- a CDS encoding transporter substrate-binding domain-containing protein, which encodes MEVGRMRRFLGVVVAALAAVGLGGCGISIPTDPDGTLDRVTGGVLEVGVTPNPPHTDTSGAHPTGTEPALVTAFAESIDARVEWTEGSEQSLVQLLEIGELDLVIGGISEQTPWVDRVAVTRAYADAELPDGSTSGLVMLAPMGENAFLSALERHLDAETEGQR
- a CDS encoding VOC family protein, translating into MDYRIELVFVPVRDTDRAKAFYEQQLGWHVDHDTTVRPGLRFVQITPPGSACSLAFGEGISEDAPGSMRNVQVVIDDADAARAALVEAGVDASEVADLAWGRFATFADPDGNRWTLQQLPDSSAAPDTTSVIA
- the sucD gene encoding succinate--CoA ligase subunit alpha, with translation MSIYLNKDNKVIVQGITGGEGSKHTARMLAAGTQIVGGVNARKAGTTVSHTAQDGSQVELPVFGSVAEAMEATGADTSIVFVPPAFAKDAVIEAVDAGIGLLVVITEGIPVQDSAEFWAHAKAKGTTRIIGPNCPGIITPEESLVGITPANITGKGPIGLVSKSGTLTYQMMYELRDLGFSTAIGIGGDPVIGTTHIDALEAFEADPETKAIVMIGEIGGDAEERAAEFIKANVTKPVVGYVAGFTAPEGKTMGHAGAIVSGSSGTAEAKKEALEAAGVKVGKTPTETARLMREIIESL